From Candidatus Methylomirabilota bacterium, the proteins below share one genomic window:
- the prmA gene encoding 50S ribosomal protein L11 methyltransferase gives MGEGYVAISITATAETTEALADFLFSEGALGLVTEDSVEGSSDILMRASFLGTSPIEAIVARLKEYQRALAALHLAGAEGQIEVHEVPATDWGQAWKEYFKPLFVGRRLIITPSWEVGSLPKNRLLLRIDPGMSFGTGHHATTRMCLEALEPFMDEWGERQGPRVLDMGTGTGILAIAAAMLGAQRVIALDTDPDAFEAAKKNLTLNKAAGCLKLLHGGIEALRPQMRFDLVLANLDAKTLSHLFDTLRFLLAPQGRLVVSGILVEAEEEIGSAARASGFQLLTRQSDGEWVCLTLAPEGEGCLF, from the coding sequence CGATCTCTATCACCGCTACAGCCGAGACCACGGAGGCGCTTGCCGATTTCCTTTTCTCTGAAGGAGCGCTCGGCCTCGTCACAGAAGATTCCGTCGAAGGATCATCCGACATCCTCATGCGGGCAAGCTTCCTCGGCACCTCGCCGATCGAAGCAATCGTTGCGCGGCTGAAGGAGTACCAGCGCGCCCTGGCCGCCCTGCACCTTGCCGGGGCGGAGGGGCAAATCGAGGTTCACGAGGTCCCGGCCACAGACTGGGGACAGGCTTGGAAGGAATACTTCAAGCCCCTATTCGTTGGCAGACGCCTCATCATTACTCCCTCCTGGGAAGTGGGATCACTCCCCAAGAATCGGCTCCTCCTCCGTATCGACCCCGGGATGAGTTTCGGAACCGGGCACCACGCCACTACTAGGATGTGCCTCGAAGCCCTGGAGCCCTTCATGGACGAGTGGGGGGAGAGGCAAGGACCCAGGGTACTAGATATGGGAACAGGGACCGGGATCCTCGCGATCGCTGCGGCTATGCTCGGGGCGCAGCGGGTCATCGCCCTTGATACCGACCCCGACGCGTTTGAAGCGGCGAAGAAAAACCTCACCCTCAACAAGGCCGCAGGCTGCCTGAAGCTCCTTCATGGGGGGATCGAGGCCCTCAGGCCGCAAATGCGCTTTGACCTGGTCCTCGCGAACCTCGACGCCAAGACCCTGTCCCACCTGTTCGATACCCTTCGATTTTTGCTTGCCCCACAGGGCCGACTGGTCGTTTCAGGGATCTTAGTCGAAGCTGAGGAGGAGATCGGTTCGGCAGCCAGGGCCTCCGGGTTCCAATTGCTCACGCGCCAGTCGGATGGCGAGTGGGTCTGTCTTACGCTGGCGCCTGAAGGGGAGGGTTGTCTTTTTTAA
- a CDS encoding Hsp20/alpha crystallin family protein → MLLDRRWTPFESITTFPREFDRLFDRVFADRDWWPWPLTTGTYVPPLEAYVERDQFHVKAELPGIDPKEIDLSVDDNQLTIKGERKTSEEKKEEGYVLREIAHGRFERTVRLPEGADIEKINARYDKGVLHITVPVKEALASKKVPIEVTAGEKK, encoded by the coding sequence ATGTTACTAGATCGCAGATGGACTCCGTTTGAGAGCATTACCACTTTTCCCCGCGAATTCGACCGGCTATTTGATCGAGTCTTCGCGGATCGCGACTGGTGGCCTTGGCCCCTGACCACAGGGACGTACGTCCCCCCTCTTGAGGCATACGTGGAGCGGGATCAGTTCCACGTCAAGGCCGAGCTGCCTGGGATCGATCCGAAGGAGATCGACCTGTCGGTCGATGACAACCAACTGACGATAAAGGGCGAGCGAAAGACTTCCGAGGAAAAAAAGGAGGAGGGCTACGTTCTGCGCGAGATCGCCCATGGCCGCTTCGAACGGACTGTGCGGCTGCCCGAGGGCGCCGATATCGAGAAGATCAACGCCCGGTATGACAAGGGCGTCCTGCACATCACGGTGCCTGTGAAGGAAGCCCTCGCTTCGAAGAAGGTCCCGATCGAAGTGACCGCGGGTGAGAAAAAGTAA